TCGCGCGTCGGTCGCCGACATCGCGTAATACCAGCCGCGCACGGATGCCGACGGGTCGGTCTTGAAGGGCAGTTCGCGCCGATCGGTCTCGGTGATCCGGGCGATGAGGTCCCACGTGTAGTCCGCGGGCGCGGCGGTGAGCTTCAACAGCGCCCGGTTCTGACCCGCCTGGGTGACGAACTGGTTGTCACCGGGCGTGGCGGCGGCGGTCGGCCACAGGAAGGTGCGTCCGCCCCAGTCGGACGACACGAGGACCATACGGCGCGGCCAGTCGCGGTCGGCCAGCAGCCCCCACACGCCCCCGGCTCGTTCGTAGGCGAGCGTCTTGTCGACGAACACCGCCGCCTGGGCGGCATCCTCCACGGGAGCACGCCCGACGCTCAGGTCGGTGCGCAGCACGACGCCGTCGATGTCGGTGCCGTCGGCGTGGTTCTGCCCGTAGAGGCCGTTGCCCGCGGCATCCCACGCGTGCTCCGGCACGTACACCCAGGGGAGCGTGAAGGAGAAGAACCCGATGTCGATGCGCCTGGTGCCGATGAGGAAGCTCGACAGGCTCGCGTAGTAGAAGTCGGTGGGGATCGTGTTCCACGCGTACAGGAACTGCAGCGGTGTCGCGACGAGGCTCTGCGGTCCCTCGACGCGGATCCACTCGGTGGGAGTGGCGCTCCGGGTCGCGTAGTCGTCGCCGGTGGTGAAGTACCAGCCGGGCGACGCGCTGCCCGACGTTCCGGCGGCGTCGTACGGGATGAGGGTGCCGTCGCTGATGCGGGTGAGCCGGTTGTCGACGCTGTTGCCCCACCAGTCGCCGAGCGCCTGCGCGTGGATGCGGAGGTGCGCGCCCGTCCAGAAGCTCTGCCCGTTGTCGGGCTTCGCGTTCGTGCCGACGGCAACCGTGCCGAGCATGCCGCCGGCAGCCTGCCGGGCGGGCACGATCGAGACGTCGCCGCCCACGAGCAGCCACGAGATTCCCCAGTCCTGCCGCTTCGCGACGAGGAACCTCCGGATGACCTCGGCGAGGTCGCGGGAGCCCGTGCGGAAGTCGCCCCAGCGCCCGTCGAGGATCTCGGTGATCGTGACCACGCGGGCCGTGATGCCCCGCGCGCGCTTGGCCTGAGCGAGCCGCTCGAACTGCGCGACGACGCCGGGTCGCGGCGCTCCGCGCGTGAGCGTCATCGGATTCCACGTGTAGTCGTCGGTGACGATGACGTACGCGGAGGGGAACTCGAACCGCGGCCAGTCGAGCTCGATCTTCCCGACGACCTCAGGGTTCAGCACCGAACCGCGGACGACGTCGCGTAAGCGCACGCTCTCCGTCTCGGTCACGGGGAGCGCCTCCGGCAGGAGCTGCAGTCGCTGCTCGTCGAACGCGTCGCCGAACCGCTCGCGGAACTCGGCGGCGGCCGCCTCCCGGTCGTCGATGGCGGGCTCGGGGCCGAACTGCACCGTGACGGTGACCGCGGTGCACAACTCGAGCACGGCTTTACGGGTCATCCGCACGGGCGAGATCTCGATCACGGCGATGCGGATGCCGCCGACCGTCTCGATCCCGGCCGATCGCACGACGGGCGGCGGCTCCTCGGCGGCGGCGAGGTAGGCGTCGACGTCGGGCGGCACGATCGGCGGGGCCGGGAAACCCGAGTCGATGGGTGCGCGGTCTTCGCGGCGGCAGCTGCAGTCGGCGTCGCAGTGCACGTGGGTTATGCGGGCGGCGGGCCGGGCGTGCTGCGCGGGAGCGACGAAGGTCAGCCCTCGTGTCGCGCGCGTCCATTTCTCGCGCTCCACCGTCAGGCCGATCGGCCACTGACCGTCGGGCGCGGCGATCCGCACCCGCGTGACGGGCAGGGCGGGATGGCCGGGCGCTCCGCCGGTGGCGAAGTCCGTCAGTCGGACGACGACGCCCAGCGGCGTCTCCGTGAGGCTGAGGTCGTCCCGATCGACGGTGACCGTGAACGTGGTCGAGCGGTCGTCGGGCTGGTCGCGGTGCAGTTCGGTGCGCATGAGCGGCTCCGTTTCGCGAAGTGGAGGCGGCCATCGCCTCGACAGTGAGGAGCGCGGTCGGTGCCGGCTGATACCGATGTCGGAGTTTCGGTATATAGTCCATGTGGACTATTCGACGGACGATCTTCCGCCGGAGAAAAGCGCGCGGACGACGCGACAGCACTTCGGGGAGGCGACATGACGGATGCCGTGAGCACCGCCTCGGCGCGGCGCACCCTCACCCTGACGCCCCTGGGAGTGGTGGTCCTGGGTCTGCTCCGCGAGCGCGACATGCACCCGTATCAGATGCTGCGGCTCATGCAGCAGCGCCGCGACGACCGGCTCGTCGGCTGCTCGCGCGGCACGCTGTACCACACCGTCGCCCGGCTCGAACGGCACGGACTGGTCGAGGAGGTCGGCGTCGATCGCGA
This genomic window from Candidatus Microbacterium phytovorans contains:
- a CDS encoding C25 family cysteine peptidase codes for the protein MRTELHRDQPDDRSTTFTVTVDRDDLSLTETPLGVVVRLTDFATGGAPGHPALPVTRVRIAAPDGQWPIGLTVEREKWTRATRGLTFVAPAQHARPAARITHVHCDADCSCRREDRAPIDSGFPAPPIVPPDVDAYLAAAEEPPPVVRSAGIETVGGIRIAVIEISPVRMTRKAVLELCTAVTVTVQFGPEPAIDDREAAAAEFRERFGDAFDEQRLQLLPEALPVTETESVRLRDVVRGSVLNPEVVGKIELDWPRFEFPSAYVIVTDDYTWNPMTLTRGAPRPGVVAQFERLAQAKRARGITARVVTITEILDGRWGDFRTGSRDLAEVIRRFLVAKRQDWGISWLLVGGDVSIVPARQAAGGMLGTVAVGTNAKPDNGQSFWTGAHLRIHAQALGDWWGNSVDNRLTRISDGTLIPYDAAGTSGSASPGWYFTTGDDYATRSATPTEWIRVEGPQSLVATPLQFLYAWNTIPTDFYYASLSSFLIGTRRIDIGFFSFTLPWVYVPEHAWDAAGNGLYGQNHADGTDIDGVVLRTDLSVGRAPVEDAAQAAVFVDKTLAYERAGGVWGLLADRDWPRRMVLVSSDWGGRTFLWPTAAATPGDNQFVTQAGQNRALLKLTAAPADYTWDLIARITETDRRELPFKTDPSASVRGWYYAMSATDARPSAIRIPLFFTTLTFPVPSPWIVVHGAAAERAPQAYEFNPQGAEGSMADQERLRKQIRSEVPGIDRFSRHYEDERDLSWFDRWSAPVQYLTESGLRGGLDAAPHLVSLSGHGSQSGVAHLSTGMAAALRNGTPGFIGYADSCLTNGFDASDAMGEALLLNGAGGAVGYVGNTRFSWIGVGDDFQRAFFHRLASTRHLGLLNDSRVGVFGSTGYWSGYDRWQIFSLNLLGDPELRVYRAAFPRLVLEADLGHGLLRVTIERAEPVPGRPGDPGPVEGALVHVRAVDGHGEEVVLETDADGIAKLPRKLRGRAVEVTASHGDAAVSVLELAGRDG